TTTGTTCCCACGGGCCGAAGTCCAGTTTTCCGCTGGTGACGGCTACAACAACTTCACGACCCATGATGGTACGTTTCAGGTGTGCGTCGGCGTTATCTTCAAAACCATTATGTCGGTACTGGGAATATGGTTTTTCGGGTGCCAGTTTTTCCAGCCAGGTTTCAAAATCCTGATGCAGGCCGGATTCGTCATCATTGATGAAAACGCTGGCTGTAATATGCATAGCGTTGACCAGACAAAGGCCTTCGCGGATACCGCTCTCGGCAAGGCATTGCTCCACCTGAGGGGTAATGTTGATAAAATCGCGCCTGTGCGGGGTCTCAAACCACAATTCCTTACGGAAACTTTTCATTGCATAACAATTTTTAAATTTTTAAATCCCGGAAAACGATTTATTCAATGTGCAAGTCTTTCGTGATGTCTTTTATCCTTGCTTTCAGTTGTTCGGTAACTT
This genomic window from Bacteroidales bacterium contains:
- a CDS encoding YjbQ family protein, which encodes MKSFRKELWFETPHRRDFINITPQVEQCLAESGIREGLCLVNAMHITASVFINDDESGLHQDFETWLEKLAPEKPYSQYRHNGFEDNADAHLKRTIMGREVVVAVTSGKLDFGPWEQIFYGEFDGKRKKRVLVKIIGE